A single region of the Maylandia zebra isolate NMK-2024a linkage group LG17, Mzebra_GT3a, whole genome shotgun sequence genome encodes:
- the stil gene encoding SCL-interrupting locus protein homolog isoform X1 → MNYPRSLQGLPCEMFQETARARNSVNPRTPLSFPKSRSALWDSSPMGEKLRLHLSSHRKPQLVLLEKTLRLAHRHARRSNKPHLHCFLLGTVSVDSDEEGITITLDRFDPGRDQAGASGQVPSAPLPGDVLVPCLFSSQTETVVQSEAELHHCFKVLQQFVSSRQTLDLSQLLKVKGHVACCEQSDAATFTLSWSIISPSVSVEVEPVRSVPIIPTALFRSLTNVSRPLGRDSSRQRGFLTMDQTRKLLLLLESDPKASSLPLVGLWLSGVTHIYNPQVWAWCLRFMFSSTLQDRVLSDGGFFLLVVFGCARRAPQFFRCRGSGPQLDCQLLTASHTATLYQQAVQVDGKTLQVELTSEDHSRKLEVFREAQISFSRAPPPSAALSVTDQDSGVEDDDLSPRPSPSPHTPAHQARRVEPSVPELSLLIDSSFTCTQPNPASACKPPAHPRGNSSSAPRTPLYLQSTPNPNSNPQQPCNCCSNHPYNCTAIIASPGLLPAASPVSHHNDPSPSSLIHAPPPPPPPSNHPSLSVPPAPTTRSVPPSFTCPAPSPSHQHVSPPHSSSHPAPLNPDVSTPLSTHHHSPPCTLVCPPTPSFPCRPPASFPHSYAAADPVPSPWLSQPSCMNQCCYQAGRVVPPDTYQLLLHQEHQLRLLQAQVQMLLEAQKKLQSSNQSPGDIHTPMSVASIAVETGASLFWGSPAQSTSHQEEQVHPPSSTGPPSTPKPPPSSSSSSPSNSSSSLIRPAGSADSDRGHSAPCSPPGVHSSPVLGESLSMYKPTEEQHTFYHNLMTQLTSRLQESPSKQEVEDESRRTRSLSAVSDCSQSFQSMSSSSSSKKQQQQSPVEDPVVSATLRQLQQLGVHVDEDVLTESGKNHRKAVETASTLASINPAAVLSRLSVSEPTASALCPGGSVDLSLEANAIALHYLSDSQLSRLSLGGHIPHSSLTPSSTSDSLPSPSNMSLATRKYMRKYGLIEEEDGEDEVEQKEVGVQETSDREPLTEAVNARFLPQSQLIQDLRPKMQLLANHTEPHTSDKKNHSNRQPSFVRANLRQTEGSLGNILDLSRLRQLPKLF, encoded by the exons ATGAACTACCCGCGAAGCCTCCAGGGACTGCCGTGTGAAATGTTCCAGGAGACTGCGAGAGCACG GAACTCGGTGAACCCTCGGACACCACTGAGTTTCCCTAAATCCAGATCAGCTCTGTGGGACAGCAGCCCCATGGGCGAGAAGCTCCGCCTTCACCTCAGCTCACACAG GAAGCCTCAGTTGGTGCTATTAGAGAAAACTCTTCGTCTGGCGCATCGTCACGCCCGTCGCAGTAACAAGCCCCACCTCCACTGTTTCTTATTGGGAACGGTTTCTGTCGATTCAG ATGAGGAGGGCATCACAATCACCCTAGATCGCTTCGACCCGGGTCGGGATCAGGCCGGAGCCTCGGGTCAGGTTCCCTCTGCTCCTCTGCCTGGAGACGTCCTGGTTCCCTGTTTATTCTCCTCTCAGACTGAGACTGTCGTCCAATCAGAGGCCGAGCTCCATCACTGCTTCAAG GTGTTGCAGCAGTTTGTGAGCAGCCGACAGACTCTAGATCTGTCTCAGCTGCTAAAGGTCAAAGGGCATGTGGCCTGCTGTGAGCAGAGTGATGCTGCAACGTTTACCCTCAGCTGGTCAATCATCAGTCCGTCTGTCAGCGTGGAAGTGGAGCCGGTCAGAAGTGTCCCCATCATCCCGACTGCTCTGTTCAGGAGTCTAACCAACGTAAGCAGACCACTGGGGCGTGACAGCAGCcgacagagagg GTTTCTGACCATGGACCAGACCAGGAAGTTGCTCCTGCTACTTGAGTCTGATCCGAAAGCCTCCAGCCTGCCGCTGGTCGGACT CTGGCTGAGTGGAGTCACACACATCTACAACCCTCAGGTGTGGGCCTGGTGTCTGAGATTCATGTTCAGCTCCACCCTCCAAGACAG AGTGCTGTCCGACGGTGGCTTCTTCCTCCTCGTTGTGTTCGGTTGCGCTCGCAGAGCTCCTCAGTTCTTCCGCTGTCGAGGCTCAGGACCACAGCTGGACTGCCAGCTGCTGACGGCTTCACACACAGCCACTCTCTACCAG CAGGCAGTGCAGGTGGATGGGAAGACTCTGCAGGTGGAGCTGACTTCAGAGGATCACAGCAGAAAGTTGGAGGTCTTCAGAGAAGCTCAGATCTCCTTCAGCAG AGCGCCTCCACCCTCCGCTGCCCTTTCTGTCACTGATCAGGACTCTGGAGTTGAGGATGATGATCTTTCTCCACGGCCGTCCCCGAGCCCTCATACTCCAGCTCACCAG GCTCGGCGGGTGGAGCCATCTGTTCCCGAGCTCTCTCTGCTGATTGACTCCAGCTTCACCTGCACTCAGCCCAATCCTGCCTCTGCCTGCAAGCCTCCAGCTCATCCACGTGGAAACTCCTCTTCAGCCCCTAGAACTCCTCTTTATCTTCAAAGCACCCCCAACCCCAACTCCAACCCACAGCAGCCCTGCAACTGCTGCTCTAACCATCCCTACAACTGTACTGCCATTATCGCCTCCCCAGGTCTCCTTCCTGCTGCTTCACCTGTGTCCCATCATAATGATCCTTCTCCTTCTAGTCTCATccatgctcctcctcctcctcctcctcctagcaACCATCCATCTCTTTCTGTACCTCCTGCCCCCACCACTCGGTCTGTTCCTCCATCATTCACTTGCCCTGCCCCCTCTCCATCTCATCAACATGTTTCACCTCCACACTCCTCCAGCCACCCAGCTCCCCTCAACCCTGATGTCTCTACTCCcctctccacccaccaccactctCCTCCCTGCACACTTGTCTGCCCTCCTACTCCTTCTTTCCCGTGCAGACCCCCAGCCTCCTTCCCACACTCCTATGCAGCAGCAGACCCTGTGCCCTCGCCCTGGCTTTCCCAACCCTCCTGTATGAATCAATGCTGTTATCAGGCGGGTAGAGTTGTACCGCCAGACACCTACCAGCTCCTCCTCCATCAGGAGCACCAGCTGCGCCTGCTGCAGGCTCAG GTCCAGATGCTCCTGGAGGCTCAGAAGAAGCTTCAGTCCTCTAACCAGTCCCCAGgcgacatacacacacccatgAGTGTGGCCAGCATCGCCGTAGAGACGG GTGCTAGTCTGTTCTGGGGGAGTCCTGCACAGTCCACCTCACATCAGGAAGAGCAGGTGCACCCTCCCTCCTCTACTGGGCCCCCGTCTACACCCAAGCCTCCaccttcatcttcctcctctaGCCCCTCAAACTCTTCATCATCACTCATCAGGCCTGCGGGTAGTGCTGACAGTGACAGAGGTCATTCAGCTCCCTGCTCCCCACCTGGTGTGCACAG CAGTCCAGTTCTGGGAGAAAGTCTCAGCATGTACAAACCAACAGAGGAACAGCACACCTTCTACCACAACCTCATG ACTCAACTCACCAGTCGTCTTCAGGAGTCACCtagcaaacaggaagtggaggACGAATCCAGGAGGACGAGGAGTCTGTCAGCAGTTTCTGATTGTTCTCAGTCCTTCCAGTCcatgtcgtcctcttcatccagcaagaagcagcagcagcagagtccAGTAGAAGACCCGGTGGTCAGTGCTACACTGcggcagctgcagcagctcggAGTCCACGTGGACGAAGACGTTCTGACAGAGTCTGGCAAAAACCATCGGAAAGCTGTGGAAACTGCCAG CACTCTGGCCAGCATCAACCCGGCAGCAGTACTTTCTAGACTGAGTGTTTCTGAGCCGACAGCCAGCGCTCTGTGTCCAGGAGGCAGCGTGGATCTGAGCCTGGAGGCCAACGCCATTGCCCTGCACTACTTGAGTGACTCTCAGCTCAGCAGGCTGTCCTTGGGAGGCCACATTCCTCATTCTAGTCTCACTCCTTCCTCCACCAGTGATTCTCTGCCATCACCTAGTAACATGTCTCTGGCCACCAGAAAGTACATGAGAAAGTATGGGTTGATCGAGGAAGAGGATGGCGAAGATGAGGTGGAGCAAAAGGAGGTGGGAGTTCAGGAGACATCAGATCGTGAGCCCCTGACAGAAGCTGTGAATGCGAGGTTCCTCCCACAGAGTCAGCTGATCCAGGATCTGCGCCCCAAAATGCAGCTATTAGCCAACCACACTGAACCACATACCAGTGACAAAAAGAACCATTCCAACAGGCAGCCATCTTTTGTCAGGGCAAACCTCCGTCAGACAGAGGGATCACTGGGAAACATCCTGGACCTGAGCCGCCTGAGACAGCTGCCCAAACTCTTCTGA
- the stil gene encoding SCL-interrupting locus protein homolog isoform X2, whose amino-acid sequence MNYPRSLQGLPCEMFQETARARNSVNPRTPLSFPKSRSALWDSSPMGEKLRLHLSSHRKPQLVLLEKTLRLAHRHARRSNKPHLHCFLLGTVSVDSDEEGITITLDRFDPGRDQAGASGQVPSAPLPGDVLVPCLFSSQTETVVQSEAELHHCFKVLQQFVSSRQTLDLSQLLKVKGHVACCEQSDAATFTLSWSIISPSVSVEVEPVRSVPIIPTALFRSLTNVSRPLGRDSSRQRGFLTMDQTRKLLLLLESDPKASSLPLVGLWLSGVTHIYNPQVWAWCLRFMFSSTLQDRVLSDGGFFLLVVFGCARRAPQFFRCRGSGPQLDCQLLTASHTATLYQAVQVDGKTLQVELTSEDHSRKLEVFREAQISFSRAPPPSAALSVTDQDSGVEDDDLSPRPSPSPHTPAHQARRVEPSVPELSLLIDSSFTCTQPNPASACKPPAHPRGNSSSAPRTPLYLQSTPNPNSNPQQPCNCCSNHPYNCTAIIASPGLLPAASPVSHHNDPSPSSLIHAPPPPPPPSNHPSLSVPPAPTTRSVPPSFTCPAPSPSHQHVSPPHSSSHPAPLNPDVSTPLSTHHHSPPCTLVCPPTPSFPCRPPASFPHSYAAADPVPSPWLSQPSCMNQCCYQAGRVVPPDTYQLLLHQEHQLRLLQAQVQMLLEAQKKLQSSNQSPGDIHTPMSVASIAVETGASLFWGSPAQSTSHQEEQVHPPSSTGPPSTPKPPPSSSSSSPSNSSSSLIRPAGSADSDRGHSAPCSPPGVHSSPVLGESLSMYKPTEEQHTFYHNLMTQLTSRLQESPSKQEVEDESRRTRSLSAVSDCSQSFQSMSSSSSSKKQQQQSPVEDPVVSATLRQLQQLGVHVDEDVLTESGKNHRKAVETASTLASINPAAVLSRLSVSEPTASALCPGGSVDLSLEANAIALHYLSDSQLSRLSLGGHIPHSSLTPSSTSDSLPSPSNMSLATRKYMRKYGLIEEEDGEDEVEQKEVGVQETSDREPLTEAVNARFLPQSQLIQDLRPKMQLLANHTEPHTSDKKNHSNRQPSFVRANLRQTEGSLGNILDLSRLRQLPKLF is encoded by the exons ATGAACTACCCGCGAAGCCTCCAGGGACTGCCGTGTGAAATGTTCCAGGAGACTGCGAGAGCACG GAACTCGGTGAACCCTCGGACACCACTGAGTTTCCCTAAATCCAGATCAGCTCTGTGGGACAGCAGCCCCATGGGCGAGAAGCTCCGCCTTCACCTCAGCTCACACAG GAAGCCTCAGTTGGTGCTATTAGAGAAAACTCTTCGTCTGGCGCATCGTCACGCCCGTCGCAGTAACAAGCCCCACCTCCACTGTTTCTTATTGGGAACGGTTTCTGTCGATTCAG ATGAGGAGGGCATCACAATCACCCTAGATCGCTTCGACCCGGGTCGGGATCAGGCCGGAGCCTCGGGTCAGGTTCCCTCTGCTCCTCTGCCTGGAGACGTCCTGGTTCCCTGTTTATTCTCCTCTCAGACTGAGACTGTCGTCCAATCAGAGGCCGAGCTCCATCACTGCTTCAAG GTGTTGCAGCAGTTTGTGAGCAGCCGACAGACTCTAGATCTGTCTCAGCTGCTAAAGGTCAAAGGGCATGTGGCCTGCTGTGAGCAGAGTGATGCTGCAACGTTTACCCTCAGCTGGTCAATCATCAGTCCGTCTGTCAGCGTGGAAGTGGAGCCGGTCAGAAGTGTCCCCATCATCCCGACTGCTCTGTTCAGGAGTCTAACCAACGTAAGCAGACCACTGGGGCGTGACAGCAGCcgacagagagg GTTTCTGACCATGGACCAGACCAGGAAGTTGCTCCTGCTACTTGAGTCTGATCCGAAAGCCTCCAGCCTGCCGCTGGTCGGACT CTGGCTGAGTGGAGTCACACACATCTACAACCCTCAGGTGTGGGCCTGGTGTCTGAGATTCATGTTCAGCTCCACCCTCCAAGACAG AGTGCTGTCCGACGGTGGCTTCTTCCTCCTCGTTGTGTTCGGTTGCGCTCGCAGAGCTCCTCAGTTCTTCCGCTGTCGAGGCTCAGGACCACAGCTGGACTGCCAGCTGCTGACGGCTTCACACACAGCCACTCTCTACCAG GCAGTGCAGGTGGATGGGAAGACTCTGCAGGTGGAGCTGACTTCAGAGGATCACAGCAGAAAGTTGGAGGTCTTCAGAGAAGCTCAGATCTCCTTCAGCAG AGCGCCTCCACCCTCCGCTGCCCTTTCTGTCACTGATCAGGACTCTGGAGTTGAGGATGATGATCTTTCTCCACGGCCGTCCCCGAGCCCTCATACTCCAGCTCACCAG GCTCGGCGGGTGGAGCCATCTGTTCCCGAGCTCTCTCTGCTGATTGACTCCAGCTTCACCTGCACTCAGCCCAATCCTGCCTCTGCCTGCAAGCCTCCAGCTCATCCACGTGGAAACTCCTCTTCAGCCCCTAGAACTCCTCTTTATCTTCAAAGCACCCCCAACCCCAACTCCAACCCACAGCAGCCCTGCAACTGCTGCTCTAACCATCCCTACAACTGTACTGCCATTATCGCCTCCCCAGGTCTCCTTCCTGCTGCTTCACCTGTGTCCCATCATAATGATCCTTCTCCTTCTAGTCTCATccatgctcctcctcctcctcctcctcctagcaACCATCCATCTCTTTCTGTACCTCCTGCCCCCACCACTCGGTCTGTTCCTCCATCATTCACTTGCCCTGCCCCCTCTCCATCTCATCAACATGTTTCACCTCCACACTCCTCCAGCCACCCAGCTCCCCTCAACCCTGATGTCTCTACTCCcctctccacccaccaccactctCCTCCCTGCACACTTGTCTGCCCTCCTACTCCTTCTTTCCCGTGCAGACCCCCAGCCTCCTTCCCACACTCCTATGCAGCAGCAGACCCTGTGCCCTCGCCCTGGCTTTCCCAACCCTCCTGTATGAATCAATGCTGTTATCAGGCGGGTAGAGTTGTACCGCCAGACACCTACCAGCTCCTCCTCCATCAGGAGCACCAGCTGCGCCTGCTGCAGGCTCAG GTCCAGATGCTCCTGGAGGCTCAGAAGAAGCTTCAGTCCTCTAACCAGTCCCCAGgcgacatacacacacccatgAGTGTGGCCAGCATCGCCGTAGAGACGG GTGCTAGTCTGTTCTGGGGGAGTCCTGCACAGTCCACCTCACATCAGGAAGAGCAGGTGCACCCTCCCTCCTCTACTGGGCCCCCGTCTACACCCAAGCCTCCaccttcatcttcctcctctaGCCCCTCAAACTCTTCATCATCACTCATCAGGCCTGCGGGTAGTGCTGACAGTGACAGAGGTCATTCAGCTCCCTGCTCCCCACCTGGTGTGCACAG CAGTCCAGTTCTGGGAGAAAGTCTCAGCATGTACAAACCAACAGAGGAACAGCACACCTTCTACCACAACCTCATG ACTCAACTCACCAGTCGTCTTCAGGAGTCACCtagcaaacaggaagtggaggACGAATCCAGGAGGACGAGGAGTCTGTCAGCAGTTTCTGATTGTTCTCAGTCCTTCCAGTCcatgtcgtcctcttcatccagcaagaagcagcagcagcagagtccAGTAGAAGACCCGGTGGTCAGTGCTACACTGcggcagctgcagcagctcggAGTCCACGTGGACGAAGACGTTCTGACAGAGTCTGGCAAAAACCATCGGAAAGCTGTGGAAACTGCCAG CACTCTGGCCAGCATCAACCCGGCAGCAGTACTTTCTAGACTGAGTGTTTCTGAGCCGACAGCCAGCGCTCTGTGTCCAGGAGGCAGCGTGGATCTGAGCCTGGAGGCCAACGCCATTGCCCTGCACTACTTGAGTGACTCTCAGCTCAGCAGGCTGTCCTTGGGAGGCCACATTCCTCATTCTAGTCTCACTCCTTCCTCCACCAGTGATTCTCTGCCATCACCTAGTAACATGTCTCTGGCCACCAGAAAGTACATGAGAAAGTATGGGTTGATCGAGGAAGAGGATGGCGAAGATGAGGTGGAGCAAAAGGAGGTGGGAGTTCAGGAGACATCAGATCGTGAGCCCCTGACAGAAGCTGTGAATGCGAGGTTCCTCCCACAGAGTCAGCTGATCCAGGATCTGCGCCCCAAAATGCAGCTATTAGCCAACCACACTGAACCACATACCAGTGACAAAAAGAACCATTCCAACAGGCAGCCATCTTTTGTCAGGGCAAACCTCCGTCAGACAGAGGGATCACTGGGAAACATCCTGGACCTGAGCCGCCTGAGACAGCTGCCCAAACTCTTCTGA
- the stil gene encoding SCL-interrupting locus protein homolog isoform X3 encodes MNYPRSLQGLPCEMFQETARARNSVNPRTPLSFPKSRSALWDSSPMGEKLRLHLSSHRKPQLVLLEKTLRLAHRHARRSNKPHLHCFLLGTVSVDSDEEGITITLDRFDPGRDQAGASGQVPSAPLPGDVLVPCLFSSQTETVVQSEAELHHCFKVLQQFVSSRQTLDLSQLLKVKGHVACCEQSDAATFTLSWSIISPSVSVEVEPVRSVPIIPTALFRSLTNVSRPLGRDSSRQRGFLTMDQTRKLLLLLESDPKASSLPLVGLWLSGVTHIYNPQVWAWCLRFMFSSTLQDRVLSDGGFFLLVVFGCARRAPQFFRCRGSGPQLDCQLLTASHTATLYQQAVQVDGKTLQVELTSEDHSRKLEVFREAQISFSRAPPPSAALSVTDQDSGVEDDDLSPRPSPSPHTPAHQARRVEPSVPELSLLIDSSFTCTQPNPASACKPPAHPRGNSSSAPRTPLYLQSTPNPNSNPQQPCNCCSNHPYNCTAIIASPGLLPAASPVSHHNDPSPSSLIHAPPPPPPPSNHPSLSVPPAPTTRSVPPSFTCPAPSPSHQHVSPPHSSSHPAPLNPDVSTPLSTHHHSPPCTLVCPPTPSFPCRPPASFPHSYAAADPVPSPWLSQPSCMNQCCYQAGRVVPPDTYQLLLHQEHQLRLLQAQVQMLLEAQKKLQSSNQSPGDIHTPMSVASIAVETGASLFWGSPAQSTSHQEEQVHPPSSTGPPSTPKPPPSSSSSSPSNSSSSLIRPAGSADSDRGHSAPCSPPGVHSPVLGESLSMYKPTEEQHTFYHNLMTQLTSRLQESPSKQEVEDESRRTRSLSAVSDCSQSFQSMSSSSSSKKQQQQSPVEDPVVSATLRQLQQLGVHVDEDVLTESGKNHRKAVETASTLASINPAAVLSRLSVSEPTASALCPGGSVDLSLEANAIALHYLSDSQLSRLSLGGHIPHSSLTPSSTSDSLPSPSNMSLATRKYMRKYGLIEEEDGEDEVEQKEVGVQETSDREPLTEAVNARFLPQSQLIQDLRPKMQLLANHTEPHTSDKKNHSNRQPSFVRANLRQTEGSLGNILDLSRLRQLPKLF; translated from the exons ATGAACTACCCGCGAAGCCTCCAGGGACTGCCGTGTGAAATGTTCCAGGAGACTGCGAGAGCACG GAACTCGGTGAACCCTCGGACACCACTGAGTTTCCCTAAATCCAGATCAGCTCTGTGGGACAGCAGCCCCATGGGCGAGAAGCTCCGCCTTCACCTCAGCTCACACAG GAAGCCTCAGTTGGTGCTATTAGAGAAAACTCTTCGTCTGGCGCATCGTCACGCCCGTCGCAGTAACAAGCCCCACCTCCACTGTTTCTTATTGGGAACGGTTTCTGTCGATTCAG ATGAGGAGGGCATCACAATCACCCTAGATCGCTTCGACCCGGGTCGGGATCAGGCCGGAGCCTCGGGTCAGGTTCCCTCTGCTCCTCTGCCTGGAGACGTCCTGGTTCCCTGTTTATTCTCCTCTCAGACTGAGACTGTCGTCCAATCAGAGGCCGAGCTCCATCACTGCTTCAAG GTGTTGCAGCAGTTTGTGAGCAGCCGACAGACTCTAGATCTGTCTCAGCTGCTAAAGGTCAAAGGGCATGTGGCCTGCTGTGAGCAGAGTGATGCTGCAACGTTTACCCTCAGCTGGTCAATCATCAGTCCGTCTGTCAGCGTGGAAGTGGAGCCGGTCAGAAGTGTCCCCATCATCCCGACTGCTCTGTTCAGGAGTCTAACCAACGTAAGCAGACCACTGGGGCGTGACAGCAGCcgacagagagg GTTTCTGACCATGGACCAGACCAGGAAGTTGCTCCTGCTACTTGAGTCTGATCCGAAAGCCTCCAGCCTGCCGCTGGTCGGACT CTGGCTGAGTGGAGTCACACACATCTACAACCCTCAGGTGTGGGCCTGGTGTCTGAGATTCATGTTCAGCTCCACCCTCCAAGACAG AGTGCTGTCCGACGGTGGCTTCTTCCTCCTCGTTGTGTTCGGTTGCGCTCGCAGAGCTCCTCAGTTCTTCCGCTGTCGAGGCTCAGGACCACAGCTGGACTGCCAGCTGCTGACGGCTTCACACACAGCCACTCTCTACCAG CAGGCAGTGCAGGTGGATGGGAAGACTCTGCAGGTGGAGCTGACTTCAGAGGATCACAGCAGAAAGTTGGAGGTCTTCAGAGAAGCTCAGATCTCCTTCAGCAG AGCGCCTCCACCCTCCGCTGCCCTTTCTGTCACTGATCAGGACTCTGGAGTTGAGGATGATGATCTTTCTCCACGGCCGTCCCCGAGCCCTCATACTCCAGCTCACCAG GCTCGGCGGGTGGAGCCATCTGTTCCCGAGCTCTCTCTGCTGATTGACTCCAGCTTCACCTGCACTCAGCCCAATCCTGCCTCTGCCTGCAAGCCTCCAGCTCATCCACGTGGAAACTCCTCTTCAGCCCCTAGAACTCCTCTTTATCTTCAAAGCACCCCCAACCCCAACTCCAACCCACAGCAGCCCTGCAACTGCTGCTCTAACCATCCCTACAACTGTACTGCCATTATCGCCTCCCCAGGTCTCCTTCCTGCTGCTTCACCTGTGTCCCATCATAATGATCCTTCTCCTTCTAGTCTCATccatgctcctcctcctcctcctcctcctagcaACCATCCATCTCTTTCTGTACCTCCTGCCCCCACCACTCGGTCTGTTCCTCCATCATTCACTTGCCCTGCCCCCTCTCCATCTCATCAACATGTTTCACCTCCACACTCCTCCAGCCACCCAGCTCCCCTCAACCCTGATGTCTCTACTCCcctctccacccaccaccactctCCTCCCTGCACACTTGTCTGCCCTCCTACTCCTTCTTTCCCGTGCAGACCCCCAGCCTCCTTCCCACACTCCTATGCAGCAGCAGACCCTGTGCCCTCGCCCTGGCTTTCCCAACCCTCCTGTATGAATCAATGCTGTTATCAGGCGGGTAGAGTTGTACCGCCAGACACCTACCAGCTCCTCCTCCATCAGGAGCACCAGCTGCGCCTGCTGCAGGCTCAG GTCCAGATGCTCCTGGAGGCTCAGAAGAAGCTTCAGTCCTCTAACCAGTCCCCAGgcgacatacacacacccatgAGTGTGGCCAGCATCGCCGTAGAGACGG GTGCTAGTCTGTTCTGGGGGAGTCCTGCACAGTCCACCTCACATCAGGAAGAGCAGGTGCACCCTCCCTCCTCTACTGGGCCCCCGTCTACACCCAAGCCTCCaccttcatcttcctcctctaGCCCCTCAAACTCTTCATCATCACTCATCAGGCCTGCGGGTAGTGCTGACAGTGACAGAGGTCATTCAGCTCCCTGCTCCCCACCTGGTGTGCACAG TCCAGTTCTGGGAGAAAGTCTCAGCATGTACAAACCAACAGAGGAACAGCACACCTTCTACCACAACCTCATG ACTCAACTCACCAGTCGTCTTCAGGAGTCACCtagcaaacaggaagtggaggACGAATCCAGGAGGACGAGGAGTCTGTCAGCAGTTTCTGATTGTTCTCAGTCCTTCCAGTCcatgtcgtcctcttcatccagcaagaagcagcagcagcagagtccAGTAGAAGACCCGGTGGTCAGTGCTACACTGcggcagctgcagcagctcggAGTCCACGTGGACGAAGACGTTCTGACAGAGTCTGGCAAAAACCATCGGAAAGCTGTGGAAACTGCCAG CACTCTGGCCAGCATCAACCCGGCAGCAGTACTTTCTAGACTGAGTGTTTCTGAGCCGACAGCCAGCGCTCTGTGTCCAGGAGGCAGCGTGGATCTGAGCCTGGAGGCCAACGCCATTGCCCTGCACTACTTGAGTGACTCTCAGCTCAGCAGGCTGTCCTTGGGAGGCCACATTCCTCATTCTAGTCTCACTCCTTCCTCCACCAGTGATTCTCTGCCATCACCTAGTAACATGTCTCTGGCCACCAGAAAGTACATGAGAAAGTATGGGTTGATCGAGGAAGAGGATGGCGAAGATGAGGTGGAGCAAAAGGAGGTGGGAGTTCAGGAGACATCAGATCGTGAGCCCCTGACAGAAGCTGTGAATGCGAGGTTCCTCCCACAGAGTCAGCTGATCCAGGATCTGCGCCCCAAAATGCAGCTATTAGCCAACCACACTGAACCACATACCAGTGACAAAAAGAACCATTCCAACAGGCAGCCATCTTTTGTCAGGGCAAACCTCCGTCAGACAGAGGGATCACTGGGAAACATCCTGGACCTGAGCCGCCTGAGACAGCTGCCCAAACTCTTCTGA